From Clavelina lepadiformis chromosome 9, kaClaLepa1.1, whole genome shotgun sequence, the proteins below share one genomic window:
- the LOC143471013 gene encoding clathrin heavy chain 1 has translation MAQLLPIKFQEHLQLQNIGINAANIGFSTLTMESDKYICVREKVADQAQVVIIDLADSANPIRRPISAESAIMNPASKVIALKAGRTLQIFNMEMKSKLKAHTMTEDVVFWKWISTNMVGLVTETSVYHWSMEGDSQQPVKMFDKHASLANCQIINYRTDEKQKWLLLVGISAQSNRVVGAMQLYSVERRVSQPIEGHAASFAQLKLEGNKEESTLFCFAVRGAQGGKLHIIEVGAPAAGNQPFAKKAVDVFFPPEAQNDFPVAMQVSPKQHVVFVVTKYGYIHMYDLETAVCIFMNRISADTIFVTAPHDASSGLIGVNRKGQVLSVSVDENNVVPYITNTLHNPDLALRFAVRNNLAGAEDLFSRKFNTLFAQGNYSEAAKVAANAPKGILRTSQTIQKFLSVPVQPGQSSPPLLQYFGILLDQGKLNKFESLELCRPVLQQGRKQLMEKWLKDEKLECSEELGDLVKPVDSTLALSIYLRANVPNKVIMCFAETGQFQKIVLYAKKVGHTPDYIFLLRNVMRVNPETGKQFAMMLVQDDEPLADVGQIVDVFMEQNLIQQCTAFLLDALKNNRPAEGALQTRLLEMNLMHAPQVADAILGNQMFTHYDRAHVAQLCEKAGLLQRALEHFVDLYDIKRAIIHTHLLNPEWLVNYFGSLSVEDSVECLKAMLTANIRQNLQLCVQVATKYHEQLTTEKLIELFESFKSFEGLFYFLGSIVNFSQDPDVHFKYIQAACKTGQIKEVERICRESNCYDPDKVKNFLKEAKLTDQLPLIIVCDRFDFVHDLVLYLYRNNTPKYIEIYVQKVNPSRLPVVVGGLLDVDCQEDTIKNLIMIVRGQFSTDELVEEVEKRNRLKLLLPWLESRVHEGSEEPATHNALAKIYIDSNNNPERFLRENPYYDSRVVGKYCEKRDPHMACVCYERGQCDDELISLCNENSLFKSEARYLVRRKDVELWGKVLDDTNQYRRQLIDQVVQTALGEAQDPDEISVAVKAFMSADLPNELIELLEKIVLDNSMFSDHRNLQNLLILTAIKADSSRVMDYINQLDNYDAPDIANIAIQNELFEEAFAIFNKFDVNTSAISVLIEHVNNLDRAYEFAERCNEPTVWSQLARAQLNAGMVKEAIDSYIKADDPSAYMEVVEASNKSANWEDLVRYLQMARKKARESYVETELVYAFAKTNRLADLEEFISGPNNANIQQVGDRCFDQKMYEAAKVLFNNISNFARLASTVVHLGEYQTAVDSARKANSTRTWKEVCFACVDGEEFRLAQICGLHIVVHADELEELISYYQDRGYFEELITMLEAALGLERAHMGMFTELAILYSKYKPQKMREHLELFWSRVNIPKVLRAAEQAHLWAELVFLYDKYEEYDNAVVTMMAHPTDAWRESQFKDIITKVANIELYYKSLQFYLDYKPMLINDLLNVLTPRMDHTRAVAFFRKIQQLPLVKPYLRSVQNHNNKAINEALNDLLIEEEDYAGLRNSIDAYDNFDTITLAQRLEKHELIEFRRISAYLYKGNNRWRQSVELCKKDLLYKDAMTYAGESRDTELAEDLLEWFLERRRFECFSACLYTCYDLLRPDVVLEQSWRFGIVDYAMPFLIQVMREYVTKVDKLETSESVRKQEEEQTENKPIVYDNPQLMITAGPAFGQPGFVAPQMPGMAPQMPPGVPPAAVPGAMGGGYNFGM, from the exons AACTCAAAGCCCACACTATGACTGAAGATGTTGTGTTCTGGAAATGGATTTCGACAAACATGGTTGGTTTGGTCACTGAGACATCAGTCTATCATTGGAGCATGGAAG GAGACTCTCAGCAGCCagtgaaaatgtttgacaAGCACGCGAGTCTTGCAAACTGCCAGATAATCAATTACAG GACCGATGAGAAACAAAAATGGTTGCTCTTGGTTGGTATTTCTGCTCAATCAAATCGTGTGGTTGGTGCCATGCAACTTTACTCAGTTGAGCGTCGTGTAAGCCAGCCCATAGAAGGACATGCTGCATCTTTTGCTCAACTTAAACTGGAAGGGAATAAG GAGGAATCCACTTTGTTCTGCTTTGCTGTCCGTGGGGCTCAAGGTGGAAAACTTCATATAATAGAAGTTGGTGCGCCAGCTGCGGGTAACCAACCATTTGCAAAGAAGGCAGTTGATGTTTTCTTTCCACCAGAGGCTCAGAATGACTTTCCAGTTGCAATGCAG GTATCACCGAAACAACATGTGGTATTTGTTGTGACCAAATATGGATACATTCACATGTATGATCTTGAAACAGCCGTATGTATTTTCATGAACCGCATCAGTGCAGATACCATCTTCGTGACGGCTCCCCACGATGCAAGCAGTGGGTTGATTGGTGTCAATAGGAAAGGACAG GTCTTGTCTGTGTCCGTGGATGAAAACAATGTGGTTCCATACATCACCAACACTCTTCACAACCCGGATCTTGCTCTGCGATTTGCTGTTCGCAACAATCTTGCTGGCGCAGAAGATCTTTTCTCAAGAAAATTCAACACCCTTTTTGCCCAAGGAAATTATTCTGAGGCCGCCAAGGTAGCAGCCAATGCACCAAAG GGCATCCTTCGTACAAGCCAGACTATCCAGAAGTTCTTGTCGGTTCCTGTGCAGCCAGGACAGAGTTCACCACCGCTCTTGCAATATTTTGGAATACTGCTGGACCAG GGCAAACTGAACAAATTTGAGTCACTGGAGTTGTGTCGTCCTGTGCTCCAGCAAGGAAGGAAGCAGCTGATGGAGAAATGGCTCAAGGATGAGAAACTCGAATGCTCAGAGGAACTTGGGGATCTTGTGAAGCCCGTCGATTCAACCCTTGCGCTTTCCATCTACCTAAGGGCTAATGTGCCAAATAAG GTCATCATGTGCTTTGCTGAGACTGGTCAATTTCAGAAGATTGTGTTGTATGCAAAGAAGGTTGGCCACACCCCAGACTACATTTTCTTACTCAGGAACGTGATGCGTGTGAATCCGGAGACAGGAAAGCAGTTTGCTATGATGTTGGTGCAAGACGATGAACCACTGGCTGACGTTGGCCAG ATTGTGGATGTTTTCATGGAGCAAAATCTCATTCAGCAGTGCACAGCCTTCCTGCTTGACGCGCTGAAGAACAATCGCCCAGCAGAGGGAGCTCTGCAAACTCGGCTTCTCGAGATGAACCTGATGCATGCACCGCAG GTTGCAGACGCCATTCTTGGAAACCAAATGTTTACGCATTACGACCGCGCACACGTCGCGCAACTCTGTGAGAAAGCTGGACTCCTTCAACGTGCTCTCGAGCATTTTGTCGATCTCTATGACATCAAGCGTGCCATCATCCACACTCACTTGCTCAATCCCGAGTGGCTTGTGAACTACTTCGGAAGTCTCTCTGTTGAAGACTCGGTGGAATGTCTCAAG GCGATGCTGACGGCAAACATCCGTCAAAACCTGCAGTTGTGCGTGCAAGTCGCCACAAAATACCATGAGCAGCTGACCACTGAGAAATTGATTGAACTTTTTGAATCATTCAAGAGCTTTGAAG GTCTCTTCTATTTCCTGGGGTCGATCGTGAACTTTAGCCAGGACCCAGACGTACACTTCAAATACATTCAGGCTGCTTGTAAGACCGGCCAGATCAAAGAGGTGGAGAGAATCTGTCGTGAAAGCAACTGCTACGACCCAGACAAG GTCAAGAATTTCTTGAAAGAAGCAAAACTTACAGATCAACTTCCACTCATTATTGTTTGCGATCGATTCGACTTTGTCCATGATCTCGTACTTTATCTCTATCGTAACAACACTCCGAAGTACATTGAGATCTATGTACAGAAG GTCAATCCATCTCGACTTCCAGTTGTGGTTGGAGGATTGCTGGATGTTGACTGTCAGGAGGACACAATCAAGAACTTGATCATGATTGTGCGTGGACAATTCTCCACTGATGAGCTCGTTGAAGAAGTTGAGAAGAGGAACAG GCTCAAGCTCCTCCTGCCATGGCTTGAATCCCGTGTCCATGAGGGATCGGAGGAGCCGGCCACCCACAATGCTCTTGCGAAGATCTACATCGACTCGAACAACAACCCTGAGCGTTTTTTGCGTGAGAACCCGTATTATGACAGCCGGGTTGTCGGGAAATATTGCGAGAAGCGTGACCCTCACATGGCTTGTGTCTGCTACGAGCGTGGCCAGTGTGATGATGAATTGATAAGT CTCTGCAATGAAAATTCTCTCTTCAAGTCTGAAGCTCGATACCTAGTTCGCAGAAAAGACGTTGAGCTCTGGGGAAAGGTCTTGGATGACACCAACCAATACAGAAGGCAGCTTATTGACCAG GTTGTGCAGACGGCATTGGGTGAGGCTCAGGATCCTGATGAGATATCAGTCGCTGTGAAAGCTTTCATGTCGGCCGATCTTCCAAATGAATTGATTGAACTTCTGGAGAAGATTGTCCTTGACAATTCCATGTTCTCTGATCACAG AAATCTTCAGAATCTGCTCATATTGACAGCAATAAAGGCAGACAGCTCCCGAGTCATGGATTACATCAACCAGCTTGACAACTATGATGCTCCCGATATTGCTAACATCGCCATTCAGAACGAGCTTTTCGAAGAAGCGTTTGCCATCTTCAACAAATTTGACGTCAACACATCGGCTATATCG GTTTTGATCGAACATGTCAATAATTTGGACCGTGCTTACGAATTCGCCGAACGTTGCAATGAACCGACCGTGTGGTCCCAGCTTGCTCGTGCGCAGTTAAATGCTGGTATGGTAAAGGAGGCCATTGATTCTTACATAAAAGCTGATGATCCTAGTGCCTACATGGAGGTGGTGGAAGCGTCCAACAAATCTG CAAACTGGGAGGACTTGGTCCGCTATCTGCAGATGGCTCGCAAGAAAGCGAGAGAATCCTACGTTGAAACCGAACTTGTTTACGCTTTTGCAAAGACCAACAGACTGGCTGACCTGGAAGAATTCATCAGCGGACCAAACAATGCCAACATTCAACAG GTCGGCGACCGTTGCTTTGATCAAAAAATGTACGAAGCCGCAAAAGTTCTTTTCAACAACATTTCCAACTTCGCCCGTCTGGCATCCACTGTCGTACACCTCGGGGAATACCAAACTGCTGTCGATTCTGCCCGCAAGGCAAATTCCACAAGAACTTGGAAAGAG GTCTGCTTTGCTTGCGTTGACGGTGAAGAATTCCGTCTTGCTCAAATCTGCGGGCTTCATATCGTCGTGCATGCCGACGAACTCGAGGAACTGATCAGCTACTATCAG GACCGCGGGTACTTCGAAGAATTGATCACAATGCTCGAGGCGGCGTTGGGTCTCGAACGCGCTCACATGGGAATGTTCACAGAGCTCGCCATCCTCTATTCCAAGTATAAGCCGCAGAAGATGAGAGAACATTTGGAATTATTCTGGTCAAGAGTCAATATTCCAAAG GTGCTACGTGCCGCTGAACAAGCCCATCTCTGGGCCGAGCTGGTGTTCCTGTATGACAAATACGAGGAATACGACAACGCCGTTGTTACCATGATGGCCCATCCTACCGACGCTTGGCGGGAGAGCCAATTCAAAGACATCATCACCAAG GTCGCCAACATCGAGCTTTATTATAAGTCCTTGCAATTCTATCTCGATTACAAACCGATGCTGATCAACGACCTTTTGAACGTACTCACACCCCGCATGGACCACACGAGAGCGGTGGCGTTCTTCCGTAAAATCCAGCAGTTGCCACTGGTCAAGCCGTACTTGAGATCTGTCCAGAACCATAACAACAAG gCGATCAACGAAGCTTTGAACGACCTTCTCATCGAAGAAGAAGATTACGCTGGTTTGAGGAACTCAATCGACGCCTATGACAACTTCGACACGATCACGCTCGCACAG AGACTCGAAAAACACGAATTGATCGAATTCCGTCGAATCTCCGCCTACCTGTACAAAGGCAACAACAGATGGCGTCAGTCCGTCGAACTATGCAAGAAGGACTTGCTTTACAAG GACGCAATGACGTACGCTGGCGAATCACGTGACACGGAATTGGCGGAAGATTTGCTTGAGTGGTTTCTGGAGCGTCGGCGTTTCGAATGCTTCAGCGCGTGCCTTTACACCTGCTATGACCTTCTGCGTCCAGATGTCGTGCTCGAACAATCTTGGAGGTTCGGCATCGTCGACTACGCCATGCCTTTCCTCATCCAGGTCATGAGGGAATACGTCACCAAG GTGGACAAGCTGGAAACGTCCGAGAGCGTGAGAAAACAGGAAGAGGAACAGACTGAGAACAAACCCATCGTTTATG ATAACCCGCAGCTGATGATCACAGCTGGACCCGCTTTTGGGCAGCCCGGCTTCGTCGCACCTCAGATGCCCGGAATGGCGCCGCAAATGCCCCCGGGCGTGCCTCCTGCCGCCGTTCCCGGAGCGATGGGCGGCGGCTACAACTTTGGAATGTAA